The following proteins are encoded in a genomic region of Leptospira fainei serovar Hurstbridge str. BUT 6:
- a CDS encoding DUF4401 domain-containing protein, with protein MNLKEITIKLNLNQQQEETLNSFFTRSKGDNAPWYVHLVVIIGSWFAASLILLFLFLAEILKTTDSLKYLGGIVLLGSIAIPLLDKERKISEPLLVSLGFLGQILFFLGIAFSHLETNTISLTVLIVETILYFLSGTWIQRFISVILFFSASGTLLYHNEVITAIHFLLALAGVSLILLFRFETELITYSPLIPKFFLPTVYALAFCVSGISSLSVSRGELLQADWRISGAIGIVVLAAYLQDCFRTFMKEHLITTISAIAGISIILLSTLQAPGISFSVLLILIGFRQKLTFILVLGLLSITGYLTDFYYSLKMTLLVKSYVLLGSGILFISAYLLLTKLFAEKDIKE; from the coding sequence ATGAACTTAAAAGAAATTACGATAAAACTCAACCTAAATCAACAACAAGAAGAAACCTTAAACTCCTTCTTTACTCGCTCCAAAGGCGATAATGCTCCCTGGTACGTCCATTTAGTTGTAATCATCGGATCATGGTTTGCCGCTTCACTAATATTGCTCTTTCTATTTTTAGCGGAGATCCTTAAGACGACGGACAGCCTTAAATATCTCGGTGGAATCGTTTTACTCGGCTCGATTGCGATACCGCTATTGGACAAAGAAAGAAAAATATCCGAACCTTTATTGGTTTCCTTAGGATTCCTAGGCCAAATCCTATTTTTTCTCGGAATAGCATTCTCTCATCTTGAAACGAATACGATCAGCCTTACAGTATTAATTGTAGAAACGATTTTGTATTTCCTGTCGGGAACTTGGATTCAAAGATTTATTTCAGTCATCTTATTTTTTTCTGCTTCAGGAACATTGCTATATCATAATGAAGTCATCACTGCCATTCATTTTTTATTGGCTTTGGCCGGCGTATCGTTAATTTTGCTCTTCCGCTTTGAAACCGAACTCATAACTTATAGCCCTTTGATTCCAAAATTTTTTTTACCGACAGTGTATGCTCTAGCATTCTGCGTTTCGGGAATTTCTTCACTATCCGTAAGTAGGGGGGAATTACTTCAGGCAGATTGGAGAATTTCAGGAGCAATCGGAATCGTCGTTTTAGCGGCTTATCTGCAGGATTGCTTTCGTACCTTCATGAAAGAACATCTGATAACAACGATCTCAGCTATCGCGGGGATTAGCATCATTTTACTATCGACTCTACAAGCTCCCGGAATTTCCTTTTCCGTTTTGCTTATTTTAATAGGCTTCAGGCAGAAGTTAACATTCATTCTGGTACTTGGGTTGCTATCAATCACCGGATACTTAACCGATTTTTATTATTCCTTAAAAATGACCCTCTTAGTAAAATCTTACGTACTTTTGGGATCGGGAATTTTATTCATATCGGCGTATCTTTTGCTCACGAAGCTTTTCGCGGAGAAGGATATAAAAGAATGA
- a CDS encoding pyridoxal phosphate-dependent aminotransferase, with product MSLDFRSKFSGRFEFESGENDLYLKVKELRNSGNEIIDLTISNPTRVKITYPNEAILHSLSRSESLTYEPSPQGILSAREAVSKYYQERDIQVSADDLFLTSSSSEAYSYILKLFCDPEDEVLIPAPGYPLFEFLTVLEGVKFRSYSLNSMANWEIDFESFERNLSLKTKLIFLVSPNNPTGSVLSDSEFSRLVDLCEARGIGLVLDEVFVDYFHEAGKIPPRFRTNRVPFFTVNGISKILALPQMKLSWIHVDGPEKWKLECKERLEIIADTFLSVNTPIQFALPELLEWRRMIQGQISRRIRRNLQSLNVLISDSKKLIFRSPAAGWYAILGSHSMQDPDTYCLQLLESENTLVHPGSMFGFPEEEFVLIISLIAENELFEEGISRILRFSK from the coding sequence ATGTCACTTGACTTTCGTTCGAAATTTAGCGGCCGGTTCGAATTCGAAAGCGGCGAAAACGATCTTTACTTAAAAGTAAAAGAATTACGGAACTCCGGGAACGAAATCATAGATCTCACGATTTCAAATCCTACACGAGTCAAGATAACGTATCCTAACGAAGCGATTTTGCACTCGCTATCGCGATCGGAGTCGTTAACGTACGAACCTTCTCCGCAAGGGATTCTTTCCGCGAGGGAGGCCGTTTCAAAATACTACCAAGAGAGAGATATTCAAGTCTCGGCCGACGACCTTTTTCTAACTTCTTCATCTTCGGAAGCGTATTCGTACATTCTAAAGTTATTCTGCGATCCGGAAGATGAAGTCCTAATTCCGGCGCCGGGCTACCCGCTATTCGAATTTTTAACCGTGTTAGAAGGGGTAAAATTCAGATCCTATTCATTAAATTCGATGGCGAATTGGGAAATCGATTTCGAAAGTTTTGAAAGGAATCTTTCGCTAAAGACTAAATTAATTTTCCTAGTTTCTCCTAATAACCCGACCGGATCGGTCCTGAGCGATTCGGAGTTTTCACGTCTTGTCGATCTTTGCGAAGCGAGAGGCATCGGACTCGTCTTAGACGAAGTATTCGTCGATTATTTTCATGAGGCAGGAAAGATACCGCCGAGATTCAGAACGAACCGTGTTCCTTTCTTTACGGTAAACGGGATTTCCAAAATTCTCGCGCTCCCGCAAATGAAACTTTCCTGGATTCATGTAGACGGCCCGGAGAAATGGAAACTAGAATGTAAAGAGCGATTGGAGATTATCGCGGATACTTTTTTATCCGTTAACACCCCAATTCAATTCGCCTTGCCCGAATTATTAGAATGGAGAAGAATGATCCAAGGGCAAATATCTAGACGTATACGAAGAAATCTGCAAAGTCTGAATGTATTAATTTCGGATTCGAAGAAATTAATATTCCGATCCCCTGCTGCCGGATGGTACGCTATATTGGGATCTCATTCCATGCAAGATCCCGATACTTATTGTCTGCAGTTATTGGAATCGGAAAACACTTTGGTTCATCCGGGTTCGATGTTCGGATTTCCGGAAGAAGAATTCGTTTTGATAATTAGTTTAATCGCCGAAAACGAACTCTTTGAAGAAGGCATTTCGAGAATCTTACGATTTTCGAAATGA
- a CDS encoding PAS domain-containing protein has protein sequence MKVRETSAVMPSPVNGLDFFQTLVEKSRDLICLHDINGIYLYANPRAHELTGYNSSELVNRDPYDFIHPEDREKVRRESYDLAKQGGVPPLSDYRFLHKNGAYVWLQTVTQPISDDSGKVKYLHTTTREITNQVSLTEKLKLEERFSCLMSELAHVGAWESDFRTGTIYWSSEVYRIFERDERKGIDKVAVYSYSHPEDLAIVSYCNKKLGETGESYSLEHRIIAESGQIKWLRSQGKAIYVDGKITGIYGAIQDITLSKIVEEEIRLSEKKFSLAFHNSGIGIFLLDKEGRFLEVNQSFSNLIGYLPEELWTKKFSDITFSEDIATGLEIFERVLSGEKESVQLIKRYVHKRGSLIWALVTSVAVRKDSGELMFVVSQVQDISRRRTLENILREKNSRLKSVGKNLTERINQLEEFNQIVSHNIRSPIGNISTLVKFLEEAETEDEKKEFIEYLKQAASQLHSTLNELVEVIKIRQNARVSSEQISFDEIFAKVRSMFLGQIMEVGADIFADFSSAPEILYPRVYLESILLNLLSNALKYRSPKRKLIVAFRTHWQNNNLILEVADNGLGMDLNKYGNQIFKLHKTFHRNKEGKGLGLFMTKNQVESLGGEIIVDSEIDRGTKFLVQLTKANEFSI, from the coding sequence ATGAAAGTGCGTGAAACTAGTGCGGTTATGCCTTCGCCGGTAAATGGTTTGGATTTCTTTCAGACTCTAGTTGAAAAAAGCCGGGATTTGATATGCCTCCATGACATAAACGGCATCTATCTTTACGCAAATCCAAGGGCCCACGAACTGACCGGATACAATTCGAGCGAATTGGTCAATCGCGATCCTTATGATTTCATTCATCCCGAAGACAGGGAAAAAGTTCGACGTGAATCGTATGATCTTGCAAAGCAAGGGGGAGTTCCTCCTTTAAGTGATTATCGTTTTCTGCATAAAAACGGAGCCTATGTTTGGCTTCAAACAGTGACACAGCCTATATCGGACGATTCAGGAAAGGTAAAATACCTTCATACCACTACGAGGGAAATAACCAATCAGGTATCCCTGACTGAGAAGCTAAAATTGGAAGAAAGGTTTTCTTGTCTAATGAGCGAACTCGCTCATGTCGGAGCTTGGGAATCCGATTTCCGGACGGGGACGATTTACTGGTCTTCCGAAGTATACCGAATATTCGAACGCGATGAGCGAAAGGGCATCGATAAGGTAGCAGTTTATTCGTATAGTCATCCTGAAGACCTTGCTATTGTCTCGTATTGCAATAAAAAATTGGGAGAAACGGGAGAGAGCTATTCGCTGGAGCATAGAATTATAGCCGAGTCCGGTCAGATTAAATGGTTAAGAAGTCAAGGAAAAGCGATTTACGTCGACGGTAAAATTACCGGAATCTACGGGGCGATTCAGGATATCACCCTTTCTAAAATCGTCGAAGAAGAGATTCGGCTGAGTGAAAAAAAGTTTTCATTAGCATTTCATAATTCAGGTATCGGAATTTTTTTACTCGATAAGGAAGGTCGGTTTTTAGAGGTAAACCAATCGTTTTCGAACCTTATTGGGTATTTACCGGAAGAACTATGGACGAAAAAATTCAGTGACATCACATTTTCGGAAGATATCGCCACTGGCCTTGAAATATTCGAGCGCGTACTAAGCGGCGAGAAGGAATCCGTTCAACTAATAAAAAGGTATGTCCATAAGAGAGGTTCTTTGATCTGGGCCCTGGTTACATCCGTCGCGGTTAGAAAAGATTCGGGTGAATTGATGTTCGTCGTCTCTCAAGTACAGGATATTTCGCGTAGGCGGACATTGGAAAATATTCTTAGAGAAAAGAATTCTCGTTTGAAATCGGTCGGGAAGAATCTTACCGAGAGAATCAACCAATTGGAAGAATTCAATCAGATCGTTTCGCATAATATTCGATCTCCTATCGGGAATATATCGACTTTAGTGAAATTCCTCGAGGAAGCCGAAACCGAGGATGAGAAAAAGGAATTTATAGAATATCTGAAGCAAGCTGCGAGTCAGTTACATTCTACATTAAACGAATTAGTTGAAGTCATTAAAATTCGACAGAATGCAAGGGTCTCGTCGGAGCAAATCTCCTTTGATGAAATATTCGCAAAAGTTCGATCCATGTTCTTGGGCCAAATTATGGAAGTTGGAGCCGATATTTTCGCCGATTTTTCTTCGGCGCCGGAAATTTTATATCCTAGAGTCTATTTGGAGAGCATTCTTCTTAATTTATTATCTAACGCTTTGAAATATAGGTCGCCAAAAAGGAAATTAATAGTCGCTTTTAGAACCCATTGGCAGAACAATAATTTGATTTTGGAAGTCGCAGATAACGGACTAGGAATGGATTTGAATAAGTACGGAAATCAAATCTTTAAGCTGCATAAAACGTTTCATAGGAATAAGGAAGGAAAGGGGTTAGGATTATTTATGACTAAAAATCAAGTCGAATCCCTCGGCGGCGAGATCATCGTAGACAGCGAAATTGATAGAGGAACGAAATTTCTCGTCCAACTGACGAAGGCAAATGAATTCTCGATTTAA
- a CDS encoding ferredoxin: MADKHDKVPENAAGKFYIDNTCVPCNDCVEEAPMLLKYTDDESKVYFHRQPQTPEEQICARKAKEICPVEAIGDDGE; encoded by the coding sequence ATGGCCGATAAGCACGATAAAGTTCCTGAAAATGCAGCAGGAAAGTTTTACATCGATAATACCTGCGTACCATGTAACGATTGCGTAGAAGAAGCCCCGATGCTTTTAAAATATACCGACGACGAATCAAAGGTTTACTTCCATCGCCAACCTCAAACTCCGGAAGAGCAAATTTGTGCTCGCAAAGCGAAAGAAATCTGTCCGGTAGAGGCGATCGGAGACGACGGAGAATAA
- a CDS encoding DUF2905 domain-containing protein → MEPLGKTFLWIGAICLLLGIFFVFGSKIPFLSNLGNLPGDIRIERENIRFYFPITTSILVSIVLSAILYLWNRIAN, encoded by the coding sequence ATGGAACCGCTCGGTAAAACTTTTCTTTGGATCGGAGCCATTTGCCTCCTCTTAGGTATTTTTTTCGTATTCGGTTCGAAGATTCCTTTTCTCTCGAATTTAGGCAATCTACCCGGGGATATTCGGATAGAGCGGGAGAATATCCGATTTTATTTTCCAATCACGACATCGATATTAGTAAGCATAGTACTATCGGCGATTCTATATCTTTGGAATCGAATCGCCAACTAA
- a CDS encoding GDYXXLXY domain-containing protein, with protein sequence MRERLRKPIILLNLAVILLIVGVETFKKERLRETGELVLFTLAPVDPRSLMQGDYMQLAYDITRSNFTEELSSSGYIVFSLDENKVATFIRFQNELEPTAGNERKIKYHRHESEISFGAEEFFFQEGAGPIFANAKFGALRIDSKGNGILVGVFDKDHNEIRQ encoded by the coding sequence ATGAGAGAGAGACTAAGGAAACCGATTATTCTTTTAAACCTAGCTGTTATCCTCCTTATCGTGGGAGTTGAAACTTTTAAAAAAGAAAGGTTACGAGAAACCGGCGAGCTAGTACTTTTCACCCTCGCACCGGTCGATCCTCGTTCGTTAATGCAAGGCGATTATATGCAACTGGCATATGATATCACTCGTTCGAATTTTACCGAGGAACTATCCAGCTCCGGATATATCGTCTTTTCCCTGGACGAAAATAAAGTAGCGACATTTATTCGATTTCAAAACGAACTGGAACCTACGGCCGGGAACGAACGAAAAATCAAATATCATAGGCACGAGTCCGAAATTAGTTTCGGTGCGGAGGAATTCTTTTTTCAAGAAGGAGCCGGCCCAATATTTGCAAACGCTAAATTCGGAGCATTACGAATCGATTCCAAAGGAAACGGTATTTTAGTAGGCGTTTTCGATAAGGATCATAATGAGATTCGACAGTAG
- a CDS encoding DUF2157 domain-containing protein, translating to MKNFEKSEAYEAIQLLNLDEKNGRKFLSLISPEPTLAEWIKFARIGFLALGSVLFASGVIFFFAYNWTGMHRFSKLGLIAGSLSAVSIASFFQKKESYSYQAFLFTAAILTGVLLAVYGQIYQTGANSVDLLIGWTFLSLGFAVAGNSAPLWLLWIVLLNSTIQLYGKQILFRDENPYLYATALLINIGFIAVYEITRNRNEPKESAAWFPNSVGVIAFYFVIWGSIFSIFRDQKGIGDFIMIGLSILFSVGIYFVYRRMIRRLGMLAIALLSGITLVFSLIVRHFDWDDFILLFFFGGIALTAATAWSAKHLIYVRNEWRQEERKG from the coding sequence ATGAAAAATTTTGAGAAAAGCGAAGCGTATGAAGCGATCCAGCTTTTAAATCTGGATGAAAAAAACGGAAGAAAGTTTTTATCCCTGATCTCACCGGAGCCTACTCTAGCGGAATGGATTAAGTTCGCTCGAATTGGATTTCTTGCCTTAGGTTCGGTTCTATTCGCGTCGGGAGTCATTTTCTTCTTCGCCTATAACTGGACAGGCATGCATAGATTTTCAAAATTAGGATTGATCGCAGGTTCATTATCCGCCGTTTCGATCGCATCTTTCTTTCAAAAGAAAGAAAGTTATTCGTATCAAGCTTTCTTATTTACCGCCGCAATTCTAACAGGGGTCCTGCTCGCAGTTTACGGACAAATCTATCAAACCGGAGCCAATTCAGTGGATTTACTGATCGGCTGGACCTTTCTTAGCTTAGGATTCGCGGTGGCAGGAAACTCCGCGCCTCTCTGGCTACTTTGGATTGTTTTGCTAAACTCCACGATTCAACTTTATGGAAAACAAATATTATTCCGAGATGAAAACCCTTATCTATACGCGACCGCATTATTAATAAACATAGGATTTATTGCAGTCTACGAAATAACAAGAAATCGGAATGAGCCTAAAGAAAGCGCAGCTTGGTTTCCGAACTCGGTCGGAGTGATCGCCTTTTATTTCGTGATATGGGGTTCTATATTTAGCATATTCAGAGATCAAAAGGGAATCGGCGATTTTATTATGATCGGTCTTTCGATTCTCTTTTCCGTCGGTATCTATTTCGTTTACAGACGCATGATTCGGCGGTTAGGAATGCTCGCAATAGCTTTGCTTTCGGGAATCACACTCGTATTTTCGCTTATCGTTAGGCATTTTGATTGGGATGATTTTATCTTACTGTTTTTCTTCGGAGGAATCGCACTGACCGCGGCCACCGCGTGGAGCGCCAAACATCTTATTTACGTCAGGAATGAATGGAGACAGGAGGAAAGAAAGGGATGA
- a CDS encoding 7TM diverse intracellular signaling domain-containing protein yields the protein MLAFLLFLGNSAFAEDIIFLEKSVHSENITSRLEFIEVNSDTDSPLNNANSLNWRKFGLSSLNFNFSDKIYIFRFKVRFRKPLKEDLFLVLRWKAHDSAELYIPKRIIPIQVTGDVFSKTNWPVQSFLYPTFRLQGNPGEEKEFIIKLKSLSMMSFPIELLDEVGLRNDLVLETGFFALSACLYLLMIFVSIFYYKTTGLKEFILYAGYALCMGFSYDINFGNVYELFWPGGLRWSERINFFFFEIATIFFFQFIRKFLETKERLLWLDRTLLAFLILSIGTIPLTFFSEAIHLLSRISTILYGIAIPLILFAGIYLQKMGNSKLKLFLFSWFLYMILGYMSVLYYFGVLSYSFFTVYAVPIIFPLDLVVLLYNIIQKHSESMEEKRTLLERLQYATNQPKYTRSKLSNVDVDALLNSLIFLMDSEKPYLAEKLQLQDVADRLGLTQHQLSELLNTRLGMNFATYINSRRIDEAKLILESGTEKNILKIAFMVGFGSKTSFNVEFKKTTGLTPKQYKESVSD from the coding sequence ATGCTAGCTTTCCTCCTTTTTTTAGGAAATTCAGCGTTTGCGGAGGATATCATATTTTTAGAAAAATCGGTCCATTCCGAAAACATAACGTCTCGATTGGAATTTATCGAGGTGAACAGCGATACGGATTCTCCCTTAAATAACGCTAACAGCTTAAATTGGAGAAAATTCGGTCTTTCGTCCTTGAATTTCAATTTTTCGGATAAGATATACATATTTCGATTTAAAGTAAGATTTAGGAAGCCGTTAAAGGAAGACCTGTTTCTGGTACTGAGATGGAAGGCTCATGATTCAGCGGAACTTTATATCCCGAAGAGGATAATCCCAATCCAAGTTACCGGGGATGTTTTTTCCAAAACAAATTGGCCCGTGCAAAGTTTCCTTTATCCAACTTTCCGCCTTCAAGGAAATCCCGGTGAGGAAAAAGAATTCATTATAAAACTTAAGTCTCTCTCCATGATGTCTTTTCCTATAGAACTTTTGGACGAGGTAGGCCTGCGAAATGATCTGGTTTTAGAAACGGGGTTCTTTGCTCTGTCCGCTTGCCTTTATCTATTGATGATCTTTGTATCAATCTTTTATTATAAAACAACCGGGCTGAAGGAGTTTATTCTTTACGCAGGCTACGCATTATGCATGGGATTTTCTTATGATATTAATTTTGGAAACGTCTACGAATTGTTTTGGCCGGGAGGGCTTCGCTGGTCGGAGCGGATTAATTTTTTCTTCTTTGAGATCGCGACGATATTCTTTTTTCAATTTATTCGTAAGTTTCTGGAGACGAAAGAGAGGCTGCTTTGGTTGGATCGAACTCTACTCGCCTTTTTGATTTTATCCATCGGAACAATTCCTTTAACTTTTTTTTCGGAGGCCATTCATTTACTGTCTAGAATAAGTACGATACTTTACGGGATCGCAATCCCCTTGATTCTTTTCGCGGGGATTTATCTGCAAAAAATGGGAAATAGTAAACTCAAGCTTTTTCTATTCTCTTGGTTTCTCTATATGATTCTAGGATATATGAGTGTTTTGTATTATTTTGGAGTCTTGAGCTATAGTTTTTTCACGGTATATGCGGTTCCTATAATCTTCCCGTTGGATCTGGTTGTTTTACTATATAATATAATCCAAAAGCACTCGGAGAGCATGGAAGAAAAACGAACCCTTTTGGAAAGATTGCAATACGCCACAAACCAACCTAAATATACACGTTCCAAACTTTCGAACGTCGATGTGGACGCATTATTGAACTCTCTTATTTTTCTTATGGATTCGGAAAAGCCGTATTTAGCCGAAAAGTTACAGCTTCAGGACGTGGCGGATCGTTTGGGACTTACTCAGCATCAGCTATCCGAGCTTTTAAATACGAGATTAGGGATGAATTTCGCAACTTACATTAATTCCCGTAGAATAGATGAAGCGAAGCTTATTTTGGAATCCGGCACGGAAAAGAATATTTTGAAGATAGCGTTTATGGTCGGCTTCGGTTCAAAAACTTCGTTCAATGTGGAGTTTAAGAAAACGACGGGATTAACGCCGAAACAGTATAAAGAATCGGTTTCCGATTAA
- a CDS encoding FAD-dependent oxidoreductase: MSGRIYEWKNLGGRPKQIRAQVVVIGTGCGGATVAYELAKLGKQVILLEEGGYYHTGTFDNHELNMAGKVSAERNMATTADGTVNIVYGKNVGGASVHYWADSYRTPDDRLNLWRDKFGVLGHGSQDLEPYWKELDEDLNVHPAKEEYFNRMNQLVRRASKDLGWQGGHVPQARKNCQKSGHCMQGCIFGAKQSQLITHIPKAISMGVDLYSDTKAVKLEFEGEKVVGLYAVVIDRPSQKESEIKLHFKTDAVVVAAGGFGSSTFLLRNSLKRKLPTLGEFLAINPSPFVHALYKEPIIQWRNIPSAYGVEEFRLARFSDGEYKEGGYLIMANQLQPGALGALVPGFGKEHFEIMKDLPHLGGTIGWIDDLDSELGRIEVTSGGKREIQYPFGEITKKILRDCIRKQVILNFKAGAKTVILPDLKKTTLASVEELPKINEIPLSPGSIAMAAPHPAGGCRMGLDPKNSVVDWKHKVHGLKNLFVSDSSVFPTAVSVDPSYTIMAFSKVAARHIDDTLDSV; this comes from the coding sequence ATGTCGGGTAGAATTTACGAATGGAAGAATCTTGGAGGCAGGCCTAAGCAGATTCGAGCCCAGGTAGTCGTAATCGGAACCGGATGCGGCGGTGCGACCGTAGCTTACGAACTCGCTAAGTTAGGAAAGCAGGTGATTTTACTTGAAGAAGGCGGATACTATCATACCGGAACTTTCGATAACCATGAATTGAACATGGCGGGAAAAGTATCCGCGGAAAGAAATATGGCAACGACTGCGGATGGGACCGTTAACATCGTTTATGGAAAGAACGTCGGCGGTGCATCCGTACATTATTGGGCCGATAGCTACAGAACCCCTGACGACAGACTCAATCTTTGGCGAGATAAGTTCGGAGTATTGGGGCATGGTTCGCAGGATTTGGAACCTTACTGGAAAGAATTGGACGAAGATCTTAACGTTCATCCGGCGAAGGAAGAATATTTCAATCGAATGAATCAACTGGTCCGGAGAGCTTCGAAAGATTTAGGATGGCAAGGAGGTCATGTTCCACAAGCCCGAAAAAATTGTCAAAAATCCGGTCATTGCATGCAAGGTTGCATCTTCGGTGCCAAGCAAAGCCAGTTGATTACGCATATTCCTAAAGCGATTTCAATGGGAGTCGATCTTTACTCGGACACTAAAGCCGTTAAATTGGAATTCGAAGGGGAGAAAGTAGTCGGTCTATATGCAGTCGTTATCGATAGGCCGTCCCAAAAAGAATCCGAAATTAAATTACATTTTAAAACCGATGCGGTGGTTGTTGCGGCAGGCGGCTTCGGAAGCTCCACGTTCCTATTACGAAACTCTTTAAAAAGAAAGTTGCCTACCCTGGGAGAATTTTTAGCGATCAATCCTTCGCCATTCGTTCACGCATTATATAAAGAACCTATAATACAATGGCGAAATATACCTTCAGCATATGGAGTGGAAGAGTTCCGTCTAGCTAGATTTTCCGACGGGGAATACAAGGAAGGCGGCTATCTAATCATGGCTAACCAGCTTCAGCCTGGCGCTTTGGGTGCATTGGTACCCGGGTTCGGCAAAGAACATTTCGAAATTATGAAAGATCTCCCACATTTAGGCGGCACCATCGGTTGGATAGACGATCTGGATTCCGAGTTGGGACGAATCGAAGTGACATCGGGAGGCAAACGGGAGATACAGTATCCTTTTGGTGAAATTACGAAGAAGATTTTGCGCGATTGTATTCGGAAACAGGTAATATTAAACTTTAAGGCGGGTGCAAAAACCGTAATCTTACCGGATCTTAAAAAAACTACTCTCGCAAGTGTCGAAGAGCTACCGAAAATTAACGAGATTCCTCTATCCCCCGGTTCGATTGCAATGGCTGCGCCCCACCCTGCCGGTGGATGTCGAATGGGATTGGACCCCAAAAATTCGGTCGTGGATTGGAAGCACAAAGTTCACGGACTTAAAAATCTATTCGTGAGCGACTCAAGTGTGTTTCCCACTGCCGTTTCGGTCGATCCTAGTTATACAATTATGGCGTTTTCCAAAGTTGCGGCACGGCATATAGATGATACATTAGATTCGGTTTGA
- a CDS encoding response regulator: MNSRFKKQRLLLVDDDAIFAAIAKRTIEKVGVVHSFEVLSDGEEAISFLRAHTTDPDRIPDLIFLDINMPYMDGWQFLEEYAILVDRLLKKPIIYMVSSSVDDADLKKAKATPYVKDYLIKPVSVESFRKILSPIGD, translated from the coding sequence ATGAATTCTCGATTTAAAAAACAACGACTCTTATTGGTAGATGACGATGCAATCTTTGCCGCCATTGCCAAAAGAACGATCGAAAAGGTCGGAGTTGTGCATAGCTTTGAAGTCTTGTCGGACGGCGAGGAAGCGATTTCATTTTTGAGGGCACATACGACTGATCCGGATCGCATACCGGATTTGATTTTTCTAGATATTAATATGCCTTATATGGATGGGTGGCAGTTTTTGGAAGAGTATGCGATACTCGTGGATCGTCTTTTAAAAAAGCCGATTATTTATATGGTTAGTTCCTCGGTTGACGACGCCGACTTGAAGAAGGCAAAAGCGACACCGTACGTAAAAGACTACCTGATTAAACCGGTTTCAGTCGAATCCTTTCGAAAAATTTTAAGCCCGATAGGGGATTGA